CTTGTGCGGCGATGTAAATATTTTTATTAATTGGTTTGTCTTCTATTACTGTTTTGAGATATGCTACGAAAGGACTGAGGATTTTATTGTTAAAATAGATACATATTATAAATTGTATTATAGTAACTAACGTCACAGATACAATAATAGTTTGAATTTGTTTTGCATTTAAATCAATAAATACAATGCTGAAAATGACAATGATGGGGAGAACAACAATTATCCAAAATAATTCTGAAAAAACCCAAAAATGCCGGACAAAATTTTGAATATTTTTTTTATGAGATTCTTTCATAGATTTATTTTTCTTTAATAACTGCTATTTATCACAGCTTCCTGTTTCTAAATTGAATGCTTTTTTCTTTTCTGGATCAGATGAATAAGAATTTCCTAATTCTGCTTGGAGTCTAAAACATTTGGGGCGGTTTTGTTTTGGTTCTTTAAAACAATCACAAACAGATTTGACTTTATCCACATAGGAGAGACTGTCAGCGTTTTTTGTGGATATCATTTCTTTTTCACATTCACTTAATAGATTTAGATAGGAAGTATAAGCGGGAGAGTTTTTTCCAAGTTCTTTTACCTGTTTTTCTCGTAAATCTAAGCAGGCTTTTTTATCTGCAGACGTATTTGAGCTTTTGGCAGTTTTTAAACAGTGGCATAGTATTTCTGCTTTCTCGGCTGATTCGGAATTTGCAAAAATTGGTAGGAATGAGAAACTTAACACGAGGAAAGTAAAAAATAATTTCATATAATGTCCTTTTCTGGAACTTAGATTTCTTCACATAATTTTTCAATTCGACTGTAGAGGAAACAAGAAAAAGAAAAAAAATTCTCAGTTTGCAATTTCATTGGGTTTTACGCAAAGACCATTGTTCTTTCCATTTTGATACTCGCAAATCCTCGATTCAATATTTGAATGTGCAATGTTAGAACAGCTAATGTTCTCAACTTAGTGTGACTTTCTCAAGTCGTGCAAACGTCTAATTTTTTTATACTTAAAGACATTTGGAATACCCGAACTTATTATTTGTTACTCTGGAAATTCCATTCCGGGACTCTAAGTATTTAATGTTTGAAAACAAAGTGTAAAAATAAATACTAGAATGTAAGTATTTTTTATAAAATGTGATTCGTTTATTTGGAGGTTAGAATATGCAATATTGGTTGTTCAAATCAGAGCCGGATGTTTTTTCGATTGAGGATTTGAAAAAATCCAAAAATGGAACAGCAAGTTGGGAAGGAGTTCGCAATTTCCAGGCACGGAACTTTCTAAGAGACGATGTAAAGAAAGGGAACTTAGTTTTGTTTTATCACAGTAGAGTGGAACCAATGGCTGTAGCAGGAGTAGTTGAGGTAGTAAAAGAAGGGTATCTTGACCATTTTGCATTTGATCCCGATAGCAAATATTATGATCCAAAATCCAAAAAAGACAAACCACAGTGGTATATGGTAGATGTAAAATTTAAATCAATGTTCAAAAATCCTGTCACACTAAAAGCAATAAAAACCTACAAAGAACTTTCCAAAATGAGACTAATACAAAAAGGAAGTAGATTATCCATTCAACCTATCACAAAAGAAGAGTTCGATTTTATTGTAAAGTTGGGAGGATAATGAAAAGTTTGTGCATTGTAGAATGTTATAAATTAAAATAATTTTTTGAAGTGAGAATACTCCGATAAAAAAATTATTATTTACCCTTCGCCAAAAGTAATTTCTCGTTTTGTAAAAAATAGGGTATTCCCAAACGCCAAAAATATGGCTGTTCTAAAAACGAATGGGTAGTTTCTTTTGGTTTGGTATACCAATTGCCAAAAGAAAATTGTGATTTAAAACTAAATAACTTTCTTTTGGCAATTGAATATCCCATTTGTGAAAAATGGCGGAACTTATTTGTGAGAAGTGGTATTTAAACTAATTTTTTATTGGTTCAGATTGTCCTTACTGAAAAACTTACATTGCAACAAAAAGACTTTCTTCGTAATTGGGATTATTTTGCGGTAAAGATTGATTTCGCCCAAGAAAATGAAAGTCGTCGTCAATCGATATTATATGCAACGGGATTTGTTTTAAAAGAGAAGGAGCGGTCGGTTTTAAAATGAATTGATTGATAAAACTAGCCATTTCTTTTGCACGAGTCATCGCATCTGTTTCGTTGTCCGCAAATGTAGAGTAATTTCTTTGTTTTAAAATATCTTTTTCTTTTCTGAGTTGGATATTCTCGATGTAGTATTTTTCGAAAGAAGGTACGTAGTTTACGTTGATCTCAAAAAATCCTTCTGTATCTTCAAAACTAGTACAATAAATTCCTTCTCCCAATAATAGCTCGTCTCTAAAAATTAAACTCCAATTGTCTGGCATTGTAATCATCTGTATCATTGTGTGCTCCGTGTCTTTATATTAGTAGAAAGTAAATAATGATAGTTCTCAAATGGAAATTTGATCTATTGATAAATATTTACGATCTGACTTAAATACTACATATAAATTAAGTATTATTTTGTAAAGTAAATCCTATACGTTTTTATTTGAAACATTGTTTGAAAAGTAGTAGGGGTTCTACTCAGGGAATCTCAGGAAACACAGTGCTTTTTGTTTTTTTATTTGGGGATTGAATTCAGAAAAATATCTTGAATCCTATTCGTTTACCTTTCTTATAGTATAGATGGTCATCGTATTTTTTTCTAAGAACAAAAAAATGGCATCCGAAATCGAGATGTCACTTAATAAGAATGTAATTTCTGATTTTGAATTTGTATTTAGTGATGAACCTAGGGAAACCATAAATTTTTTAGAGTATAAAATGCCGCAGTTTGCTATTTTCGATTTGGACGATTCTGATTTTTCTACAACAGAAATTTTTTACAGAATAGCAAACGATCACTGGTTTAGTAATACTGGCGTTTTTGGAATTAAAGAAGATAAAACTGATATTCCATTTGATTATCCATTTTTTTATACTTTTTCTCCTTTTGAAATTCCAACACAAATGCCCAAAATTCTTTCCGTTTTAATTAAAAACGAAAACCTACTATTTAGAAGTGGGATCATTCAGGATATTGGAAATAAAGGTCTTTTTATGATTCAATCGGATATTGAAGATATAAAAGCCTATGCTGAGTTAATTGCGAGTAGCCTTATTAGCCGAGGATTAATTCAAAATGCAAAAAAATACGGTGTGATATTTGCGTTAAACGAAATTTTAATTAATGCGATTGAACATGGAAATTGTGAAATTACTTCTGAGGAAAAAAAGGAATGGCTTGCACAAAATAAAAAAATGCAAGATTTAATTGAAATAAAAAAACAAAATCCAGCGATTGCAAAACGAATTGTAACTTTAGAATACGAACTTTTAGAAACAAAGGCAGTAATTAAAATTACAGATAAAGGAAAAGGTTTCGATTATCATTCCCATTTGAATGCCAATTTGTTAGAGGTTACTGGTTATAGTGGACGTGGGATTTTAATGACTAAATGTTTTATTGATTCGATTGAATATCATGGTAAAGGGAATGAAGTTACTTTAGAATTTTCTTATGATGCGCATAATAAGAATTTACCTTTAGGATTAGAAGATCATCCCATGTTATATCTTTCTCCAGGAGAAATTCTATTTCAAAAAGGAGATAAAAGTGATGGATTGTATTATATTGTCAAAGGTGAGTTTGAGGCGTGGATTGATGGAAAATTAGTAAGTGTATTAGATTATAGTGATGTATTTATCGGTGAAATGGCGTTTTTACTTAGGCACCGAAGAACTGCTACGGTAAAAGCCAAAACTACTTCCCAAGTTATTTTTATTAGTGCGAAAGATTGGATTGATACGATTCGTAAATTTCCACTTTATGGACTTTACCTTTCTCGAATACTTGCACGAAAACTGAATAACACCTCCATTACTGTTTCGTCTCTAAAACAAATTTAAATTATTATTCGTAACGGCGAGAGTCATGAAATTTGCCCCCGACTGGATTCGAACCAGCGGCCCTCTGTTTAGGAAACAAATGCTCTATCCACCTGAGCTACGGGAGCGAAATAAGACGGAGTTATTTTTCTTTACGTTTTTGTGCGACAATACGTTGGAATTCTTGGATGTTATGAACTACAACTCTGTCGTTATAGATGTCGATTTTCCCTGTTTTTTTGAGTTGCGCTAATACTTTTTGCACTTCTCCAACAGGTTGACCGCACCAATGTCCTACATCATCCACTGTAACCTTTAGGGTTACTTCTTTTTGGTGGTCATTAATTCCTTGTTTTTCATAGAGCATCATGAATACGTCAGAAACTTTTCCAATAATGTCATCCATTAACAATATCATTAAACGGCGTTTCGCATCATAAATACGAGTTGAAAAAATTGTCAAAACGCGAAGGGCGAGTGGAGGATTTTTAGTCATTAAAAGTTCAAAATTGGCTCGGTTAAAATTGAGTGCGCGAACTTCTGTGATACAGACTGCAGTCGCAGAACGTGGCTGTTCTTCTAGGATTGCCATTTCCCCGAAGATATCACCTGACTCTAAAACGTCTAGGGTTTTGATGGAAGATCCAACTGTTTTTGTGATTTTGACTTGTCCTTCTTGGATTAAATAAAAATCATTCCCCGGTTCATATTCGCAAAAAATAATTTCGTTCGGTTTAAATACTTTTCCAAATTTTCCAAACATTGCTTCTAACATAAAACTAACCCCCTAATCTCGCTATCTCAGAATTAGCTTTAGAAGTAAAATCGTCGGCAGGCGGAAGACTCACTACTTTTTTATAGAGCATCTTTGCCTTGTCTTTTTCTCCCTTACTTTCGGATACAAAACCTAAATTGTAAATTGCTTCTTTCACTCGTTCGCCTTTTGGATATTTCTTTACATATGCGGATAAGGAGCCGTATGCCGCATCCCATTGTTCTAACTTTAATTGCGACATTCCATAGAAAAAATAAGCTCTTTCTAAATGTTTGTCGTCTCCTGGAGATGATGGAGGCATAGTTAGAAGCGGTTTATACGAATTTTGCGCGGCTTGGTAATCTCCTGATTCATAGGATTCATCTGCTTCACTGACTGAATCTGCAATCGAAAGATCTGAACTAAGAGCTTGGATTCGTGTCGAAGTAGCGGCAGGATTGGCTGGACTAACAGTTGCTGCTGGCCTGCGTTCCATTTCGTAAACTAGTTCTGGCATATTCATTGGAAACATAGAACTTTTAGCTGCAATTTTTGCTAATTCTTGTGCTCTACTTGCGTAGTTTCCAGTTGGGTAGTGTGAAATATATTTATTGTAAGCATAAACAGCATGTTCAAAGTTACCTGTTTTATGGAAAACTTCTGCTACGTTCATTAATTCAAAAGCTGGAGATTTTTGGTCTCCAAATTGACCTAAATTTTCACGGACTTTCCCGTGAATTTGGCGAAGTTGGCTTGAAAAAACTTTCATCATTTTTAGGATAAGATGAGTTTTGTTTGCCACAAAAACTTCGAAGTCTGCCAATTTAAATACTAGAATACTTGCACTTCCAATTACTTGAGCGGTTTCTTCCCTCGGGTATCTGCCGAGTGCAGACTTTACACCAAAGAATTCACCGAGTTTCACGTCTTCCTTGATTTCCATTTTACTATCTACAGACATGTACGTAAGTATAACGCGTCCGTTCTGTAAGACGTAAATATCTTCTGCTCTGTCTTTTTCGAAATAAACAATTGAGCCAGCTTTGTAAGTTCGTATTATTGGTCCTGCCAAGCGCGTATCCCTTCTATTTTCACTATTATTATATCAATCGTCAAAAATCCAATCTTTTTATCTAACTTTTAATTAAACTAATGGGGTCTAGTATCTTTTTTCCTTGATTTACTTGAAAATACAATCCTTTTTCTTTTACAAGGTTTCCCAAAGCCTCTCCTTTCTTAATTGTCTGTCCTTCGGCTACATAAACTTCATCTAGATTCCCGTAGACGGTAAAATATCCATTCATATGCTCTATGATAACATAGTTATAGTATCCGTCCATAAAGTCGATGGCAACTACCCGTCCTTCCATGGAGGAAATGACCGATCCAATTTCCATTGGACTAAAAACGACACCCTTGTGCGGATTGTCGGGAGTAAGAGAAAAATTTACGGTCTTAATTAAATTCTGATTATAGGGACGACTGAACTGAGAGGATTGTTTTGCCTGTGGTTTTGCGGGATCAGAAGGAGATGGTAATGGAATTATAATTTTTTCTTTTTCTAAAACTGGCGGAGTATTTGGTTTTGGAATTGAATCGGTCTTGTACTCTGGAGTTACTGGGATAAATGACAGAGGAGTCAGTTTTTTTGATTCAATATCTGCAATGGATACATTTGTGCTTTGTTTTTCTTCTTTTAATTTCAGTTTACGAAAGTTGAGTATTTCTGCTTGCAATTGCGTAATACTGGCTCCTGCTAAAAGAAAACATAAAGCTGATTTTAATTTCAAAATTTACCTTCCTCAAATTAAAAAATCAAATTATTTACTCACCTTACGCAAGGTGAGTCCAGCGTCCACTTGAGGTTTGCACCTAGCGGTGGGCTTGCTGCCGCAGGCTATTGAATTTATTAATTCATTAACATTCTCTAATATTCTCAAAATCATCTTTGGCTCCTTAAATTATCAATTTTGCGTAAGGTCAGTTATTTATAACAGTTTTTATAATTTGTCAAGAAAGAAAAAAGTAGAAGATCGAAAAAATCTCAAAAAATACTGAAAATGTTTTACTAACTCACCTTACGCAAGGTGAGTCCAGCTTCCACTTGAGGTTTGCACCTAGCGGTGGGCTTGCTGCCGCAGGCTATTGAATTTATTAATTCATTAGCATTCTCTAATATTCTCAAAATCATCTTTGGCTCCGTAAATTATCAATTTTGCGTAATGTCGGTTACTAAAAATACATTCGGTCTACTGTTTCATTATTTTGTAAATTCTACTTCTCGGTGGAGTCCTAGAAATTATAACTATTAAGTCCTGTTTCTTTGGAAGATTTAAAGGTTTGTCTAGTTTGGTTAAAAAATGCGTTAGGTTCTAACCATTTGAAAAAATATTAAATTTTGAAACGGAGGATTTTTGATATTTCGCCTAAAAAAAAATTTTACTTGAAGAATCATAGGATATTAAATTCAAATTACGAATGCCCTATTTTGGATTAATGTTACTTCTAGGATCAGCGGTTATACATGTATTTGCCTATGTAATTATCCTATATGTAATTCGAATGGGAGCATTAACTAGTTACGTAGGAGCGATTCGTGAAATTAGTGTAGTATTTGAAACTGTGATCGGAATTTATTTTCTAAAAGAAAAAGGAAGTAAACTAAGAATCCTAGGTTCGGTAGTTGTGGAATTTGGAGTAATCGTGATTAAGTTCGCAGGTTAGGACTCTAACAAAAAGAAATTTATATTCAAATTCTTGGTGTTATAGTTAAATGTAAAATCAGGTAATACAAATGAATATCAAAACCGAAAAACAAAAAATGCAACAAATCATTTCCACTCTCTCGAACAATACAATTCATACACCACCCGAACGAAAGAGGATATTTTGGGATAGATTATTTTTCGGATCTAGGATCTATTTCATTTTCCGATATATTTATATTACTTATGTTATGTCTACATTAGCAAAAGCTAATAAATACCACGATGAAGAATTTTTATTACACAGTTATTCTTGTTACAAACTTTTGGAAGATGTAGGTGCAAAGTTTACAATCGAAGGCATCGACAATCTTAGAAAAGTAAAAGATGAACCAGTAGTTTTTATATCAAATCATATGTCTACTTTAGAAACAATGGTTTTCCCTATCGTTATTCTTCCATTTAAAAAAGCAATTTTTGTGGTTAAAAAAAGTCTACTCAATATTATTTTATTCGGACATTGTATTCGGGCCACCAATCCGATTGCTTTGGGAAGAGTAAATCCTAGAGAAGATTTAAAAACTGTGTTGGATGATGGTACGGCTAAGCTGAATAAAGGAACTTCCGTAATTATATTCCAACAAGGAAATCGAAATCCACATTTTGATCCGGAAAAATTTAGTTCGATAGGTGTCAAACTCGCTCAAAAAGCAGGAGTTCGAATTGTGCCTATCGCATTAAAAACTGATTTTTGGGGAAATGGAAAATGGTTAAAAGATTTCGGACAAATGAAACGCAATGAAAAAGTTTGTATTTCTTTTGGTGAGCCGATGACCATTGTTGGAAATGGAAAAGACATCAATCCCAAAATCATATCATTCATTCAGTCTAAATTGAATGAATGGGGTCACACGAAATAAAGTTTTCCAGATTTGAAAAATGTATTTTTTCCGCAGGATTTTGTCAAAACGAATCTTAATTACAGCGGATAACAATGTATTACA
This sequence is a window from Leptospiraceae bacterium. Protein-coding genes within it:
- a CDS encoding cyclic nucleotide-binding domain-containing protein; this translates as MAGPIIRTYKAGSIVYFEKDRAEDIYVLQNGRVILTYMSVDSKMEIKEDVKLGEFFGVKSALGRYPREETAQVIGSASILVFKLADFEVFVANKTHLILKMMKVFSSQLRQIHGKVRENLGQFGDQKSPAFELMNVAEVFHKTGNFEHAVYAYNKYISHYPTGNYASRAQELAKIAAKSSMFPMNMPELVYEMERRPAATVSPANPAATSTRIQALSSDLSIADSVSEADESYESGDYQAAQNSYKPLLTMPPSSPGDDKHLERAYFFYGMSQLKLEQWDAAYGSLSAYVKKYPKGERVKEAIYNLGFVSESKGEKDKAKMLYKKVVSLPPADDFTSKANSEIARLGG
- a CDS encoding ATP-binding protein — encoded protein: MASEIEMSLNKNVISDFEFVFSDEPRETINFLEYKMPQFAIFDLDDSDFSTTEIFYRIANDHWFSNTGVFGIKEDKTDIPFDYPFFYTFSPFEIPTQMPKILSVLIKNENLLFRSGIIQDIGNKGLFMIQSDIEDIKAYAELIASSLISRGLIQNAKKYGVIFALNEILINAIEHGNCEITSEEKKEWLAQNKKMQDLIEIKKQNPAIAKRIVTLEYELLETKAVIKITDKGKGFDYHSHLNANLLEVTGYSGRGILMTKCFIDSIEYHGKGNEVTLEFSYDAHNKNLPLGLEDHPMLYLSPGEILFQKGDKSDGLYYIVKGEFEAWIDGKLVSVLDYSDVFIGEMAFLLRHRRTATVKAKTTSQVIFISAKDWIDTIRKFPLYGLYLSRILARKLNNTSITVSSLKQI
- a CDS encoding M23 family metallopeptidase — its product is MKLKSALCFLLAGASITQLQAEILNFRKLKLKEEKQSTNVSIADIESKKLTPLSFIPVTPEYKTDSIPKPNTPPVLEKEKIIIPLPSPSDPAKPQAKQSSQFSRPYNQNLIKTVNFSLTPDNPHKGVVFSPMEIGSVISSMEGRVVAIDFMDGYYNYVIIEHMNGYFTVYGNLDEVYVAEGQTIKKGEALGNLVKEKGLYFQVNQGKKILDPISLIKS
- a CDS encoding 1-acyl-sn-glycerol-3-phosphate acyltransferase, encoding MNIKTEKQKMQQIISTLSNNTIHTPPERKRIFWDRLFFGSRIYFIFRYIYITYVMSTLAKANKYHDEEFLLHSYSCYKLLEDVGAKFTIEGIDNLRKVKDEPVVFISNHMSTLETMVFPIVILPFKKAIFVVKKSLLNIILFGHCIRATNPIALGRVNPREDLKTVLDDGTAKLNKGTSVIIFQQGNRNPHFDPEKFSSIGVKLAQKAGVRIVPIALKTDFWGNGKWLKDFGQMKRNEKVCISFGEPMTIVGNGKDINPKIISFIQSKLNEWGHTK
- a CDS encoding EVE domain-containing protein codes for the protein MQYWLFKSEPDVFSIEDLKKSKNGTASWEGVRNFQARNFLRDDVKKGNLVLFYHSRVEPMAVAGVVEVVKEGYLDHFAFDPDSKYYDPKSKKDKPQWYMVDVKFKSMFKNPVTLKAIKTYKELSKMRLIQKGSRLSIQPITKEEFDFIVKLGG
- a CDS encoding Crp/Fnr family transcriptional regulator codes for the protein MLEAMFGKFGKVFKPNEIIFCEYEPGNDFYLIQEGQVKITKTVGSSIKTLDVLESGDIFGEMAILEEQPRSATAVCITEVRALNFNRANFELLMTKNPPLALRVLTIFSTRIYDAKRRLMILLMDDIIGKVSDVFMMLYEKQGINDHQKEVTLKVTVDDVGHWCGQPVGEVQKVLAQLKKTGKIDIYNDRVVVHNIQEFQRIVAQKRKEK